A single window of Cygnus olor isolate bCygOlo1 chromosome 10, bCygOlo1.pri.v2, whole genome shotgun sequence DNA harbors:
- the USP19 gene encoding ubiquitin carboxyl-terminal hydrolase 19 isoform X3 — protein MSSSTNAPGQRRVSRGLDDATNKKKQKDRANQESKEVSRPEPEQAETPQERDSEEELLLDWKQNADEIIVKLNLGSGALKVEDVDAAFTDTDCVVKLPDGRQWSCQFYEEIEGSCSKVQCKKGNFLQLVLQKKIPLHTWTSLLKRRKDGSKELAKGAVCWENGKEKAAAAELAPEEPRAESTEPPRSRREPSNPKRAQGRSEALGGKSPASPGTQSGPSAKRAVYLKVAPTEEEPNARVTGSVEPSKGHGGRAGSRRNGRASQGEAPTALADLTPPLEKAVVLAKETVPVEMPPLAATTEVFPHRVATCVEKRVLPPSSPAEASRGRDCASVLGESSKAIPAATPPLGRDGEKRDWSKDDVALEAAADEPEPFVSLTFVKNDSYEKGNDLVVVHVYVKEIHKETSKVLFREQDFTLVFQTSDVNFLRLHPDCGPHTVFRWQVKLRNLIEPDQCTYNFTASRIDVCLKKRQSQRWGGLEAPATRGAVGGAKVAMPTGPTPLDKTPPGSNQHPLSSKEEARASDKEKPRVEDGGLDGVAARTAPEHVAVKQEPHIPSPKPTCMVPPMTHSPVSTESVEDDEDEDEKKKVCLPGFTGLVNLGNTCFMNSVIQSLSNTRELRDYFHDRSFESEINYNNPLGTGGRLAIGFAMLLRALWKGTHHAFQPSKLKAIVASKASQFTGYAQHDAQEFMAFLLDGLHEDLNRIQNKPYTETVDSDGRPDEVVAEEAWQRHKMRNDSFIVDLFQGQYKSKLVCPVCSKVSITFDPFLYLPVPLPQKQKVLTVYYFAKEPHKKPVKFLVSISKENSSAMEVLDSVAHSVRVKPENLRLAEVIKNRFHRMFLPSHSLDTVSPTDLLLCFEVLSPELAKERVVELQVQQRPQVPSVPVAKCAACQKKQLSEEEKLRRCTRCYRVGYCNVACQKTHWPDHKALCRPENIGFPFLISVPESRLTYARLAQLLEGYARYSVSVFQPPFQLGRMSPEQGLQPLLPDKLEPLAKSSCTAATSAPELGDGDRASGLLQEPPLSPAVPELHPELGDSSTVRSKVLAARSSLLSLDSGFSEHVESQGDSCCEKEPSYERALKPEAAIPGYQHTPDSLSARATQFYINKIDAANKEYKLEDKGDAPLELADDCSLALVWKNNERLKEFVLVESKELECVEDPGSASEAARAGHFTLEQCLNLFTKPEVLAPEEAWYCPKCKQHREASKQLMLWRLPNVLIIQLKRFSFRSFIWRDKINDMVDFPVRSLDLSKFCIGRKGEQQLPMYDLYAVINHYGGMIGGHYTAYARLPNDKNSQRSDVGWRLFDDSTVTTVDESQVVTRYAYVLFYRRRNSPVERPLPGHPPDHRAERTPSAEAAASQELEAEEQELQLEAPQRPARNSWRPRGQKRSPGTPQHPDEGCIRYFVLATTAAIVALFLNVFYPLIYQTRWR, from the exons ATGTCCAGTAGCACCAATGCCCCCGGCCAGAGGAGAGTGTCTCGGGGCTTGGACGACGCCACCAAcaagaagaagcagaaggatCGAGCCAACCAGGAGAGCAAGGAAG TGTCTCGCCCTGAGCCCGAGCAGGCTGAGACCCCCCAGGAGAGGGACTCGGAGGAGG agctgctgctggactgGAAGCAAAATGCTGACGAGATCATTGTCAAGCTGAACTTGGGCAGCGGAGCTCTGAAGGTGGAGGACGTGGATGCTGCTTTCACCGACACTGACTGCGTGGTCAAACTGCCAG ATGGGCGCCAGTGGAGCTGTCAGTTCTATGAGGAGATCGAGGGCTCCTGCAGCAAGGTCCAGTGCAAGAAGGGCAACTTCCTGCAGCTTGTGCTTCAGAAGAAGATCCCGCTTCACACCTGGACCTCACTTCTG aagagaaggaaggatggaTCCAAAGAGCTGGCCAAAGGGGCCGTGTGCTGGGAGAACGGGAAggagaaggctgctgctgcggAGCTGGCCCCCGAAGAGCCCCGGGCTGAAAGCACAGAGCCACCGAGGTCCCGGCGGGAGCCCTCCAACCCCAAGCGCGCTCAGGGAAGAAGCGAGGCCCTGGGAGGGAAAAGCCCAGCCAGCCCAGGGACGCAGAGTGGCCCCAGCGCCAAGCGGGCAGTTTACCTCAAAGTGGCTCCAACCGAAGAAGAGCCGAATGCCAGAGTCACCGGCAGCGTGGAGCCCAGCAAAGGGCACGGCGGGAGGGCAGGCAGCCGTCGCAACGGCAGAGCCAGCCAGGGCGAGGCACCCACGGCCCTGGCTGACCTCACGCCACCACTGGAGAAG GCTGTGGTTTTGGCCAAGGAGACCGTTCCCGTGGAGATGCCGCCTCTTGCAGCCACCACGGAGGTGTTCCCCCACCGTGTTGCCACCTGTGTGGAGAAGAGAGTCCTGCCACCGAGCAGCCCCGCCGAGGCCTCGCGGGGCCGGGACTGCGCGTCCGTCCTGGGAGAGAGCTCCaaggccatccctgcagccacccctCCCCTGGGCAGAGACGGTGAGAAGAGGGACTGGTCCAAGGACGACGTGgctctggaagcagcagctgatg AGCCAGAGCCTTTTGTGAGCCTGACCTTTGTCAAGAATGACTCGTATGAGAAGGGCAATGACCTGGTGGTGGTGCACGTCTACGTGAAAGAGATTCACAAGGAGACTTCCAAGGTTTTGTTTCGGGAGCAAGACTTCACATTGGTGTTCCAGACGAG TGACGTAAACTTCCTTCGCCTCCACCCTGATTGCGGGCCCCACACGGTGTTCCGGTGGCAGGTGAAGCTCAG GAACCTTATTGAGCCGGACCAGTGCACGTACAACTTCACAGCGTCTCGCATTGATGTCTGCTTGAAGAAACGCCAGAGCCAGCGCTGGGGCGGGCTGGAGGCTCCGGCCACACGAG GTGCAGTGGGTGGTGCAAAGGTTGCCATGCCTACAGGCCCTACCCCTCTGGATAAGACCCCCCCAGGCAGTAACCAGCACCCCCTGTCCAGCAAAGAGGAGGCCCGAGCCAGCGACAAAGAGAAGCCACGCGTCGAGGATGGGGGTCTGGACGGTGTGGCAGCCCGTACAGCCCCAGAACACGTGGCAGTGAAGCAAGAACCTCACATCCCCTCG CCCAAACCGACCTGCATGGTGCCCCCGATGACGCACAGCCCCGTGAGCACCGAGAGCGTGGAGGATGACGAGGACGAGGACGAGAAGAAGAAGGTGTGCCTGCCCGGCTTCACGGGGCTGGTGAACCTGGGCAACACCTGCTTCATGAACAGCGTCATCCAGTCGCTGTCCAACACCCGGGAGCTGCGCGACTACTTCCACG ATCGGTCCTTCGAGTCGGAAATCAACTACAACAACCCGCTGGGGACAGGGGGCCGCCTGGCCATCGGCTTTGCCATGCTGCTGCGGGCGCTGTGGAAGGGCACGCAccatgccttccagccctctAAGCTGAAG GCGATCGTGGCCAGCAAGGCCAGCCAGTTCACTGGCTACGCCCAGCACGATGCTCAGGAGTTCATGGCCTTCCTGCTCGACGGCCTGCACGAGGATCTCAACCGCATCCAGAACAAGCCCTACACAGAGACCGTTGACTCGGATGGGAGGCCCGATGAG GTGGTAGCTGAGGAGGCTTGGCAGCGACACAAGATGAGGAATGACTCCTTCATTGTGGACCTCTTCCAGGGCCAGTACAAATCCAAGCTGGTGTGCCCAGTCTGTTCCAAG GTGTCCATCACCTTCGACCCCTTCCTGTACCTCCCCGTGCCCCTCCCCCAGAAGCAGAAGGTGCTGACCGTCTACTACTTTGCAAAGGAGCCGCACAAGAAACCTGTCAAG TTCCTCGTGAGCATCAGCAAGGAGAACTCCAGTGCCATGGAGGTACTCGACTCGGTGGCACACAGCGTGCGTGTGAAACCAGAGAACCTGCGCCTGGCAGAG GTGATCAAGAATCGCTTTCACCGCATGTTCCTGCCGTCCCACTCGCTCGACACTGTCTCCCCCACggacctgctgctctgcttcgaggtgctgtccccagagctggCCAAGGAGCGGGTCGTGGAGCTGCAGGTCCAGCAG CGTCCGCAGGTACCCAGCGTCCCCGTCGCCAAGTGTGCAGCCTGCCAGAAGAAGCAGCTGTCGGAGGAAGAGAAGCTCAGGCGCTGCACGAGGTGCTATCGAGTCGGTTACTGCAACGT GGCATGCCAGAAGACGCACTGGCCAGACCACAAGGCTTTGTGCCGCCCTGAGAACATCGGTTTCCCCTTCCTCATCAGCGTGCCGGAGTCCCGCCTCACCTACGCCCGCCtggcccagctgctggagggctaCGCAAG GTACTCGGTCAGCGTGTTCCAGCCTCCCTTCCAGCTGGGACGGATGTCgccagagcaggggctgcagccgctGCTCCCCGACAAGCTGGAGCCCCTGGCCAAGAGCAGCTGCACAGCCGCCACCTCTGCCCCCGAGctgggggacggggacagggcgTCCGGCCTCCTGCAGGAGCCCCCGCTCTCGCCGGCCGTGCCCGAGCTGCATCCAGAGCTGGGTGACAGCAGCACCGTCCGCAGCAAggtcctggcagccaggagtTCCCTGCTGAGCTTGGATTCCGGCTTCTCCGAGCACGTGGAGTCGCAGGGCGACAGCTGCTGCGAGAAGGAGCCGTCCTATGAGAGAGCCCTCAAACCCGAAG CTGCCATCCCTGGGTACCAGCACACTCCAGACTCGCTGAGCGCCCGAGCCACGCAGTTCTACATCAACAAGATCGATGCTGCCAACAAAGAGTACAAGCTGGAAGATAAAG GTGACGCCCCCCTGGAGCTGGCAGACGACTGCTCCCTTGCCCTGGTGTGGAAGAACAACGAGCGCCTCAAGGAGTTTGTGCTGGTGGAGTCCAAGGAGCTGGAGTGCGTGGAAGACCCGGGCTCAGCCAGCGAAGCAGCGCGGGCTGGCCACTTCACCCTGGAGCAGTGCCTCAACCTCTTCACCAAGCCCGAAGTCCTGGCCCCGGAGGAAGCGTG GTACTGCCCCAAGTGCAAGCAGCACCGCGAGGCCTCCAAGCAGCTGATGCTGTGGCGCCTGCCCAACGTCCTCATCATCCAGCTCAAGCGCTTCTCCTTCCGCAGCTTTATTTGGCGGGACAAGATCAACGACATGGTGGACTTCCCCGTCCG GAGCCTGGACCTGAGCAAGTTCTGCATCGGCCGGAAGGgcgagcagcagctgcccatgTATGACCTGTACGCTGTGATCAACCACTACGGAGGCATGATCGGCGGGCACTACACGGCGTACGCCCGCCTGCCCAACGACAAGAACAGCCAGCGCAGTGACGTGG GCTGGCGGCTCTTCGATGACAGCACAGTCACCACCGTGGACGAGAGCCAGGTGGTAACCAGATACGCGTACGTCCTCTTCTACCGACGGAGGAACTCTCCTGTGGAGAGACCCCTGCCAGGCCACCCCCCAGACCACCGAGCCGAGCGCACCCCCTCTGCCGAAGCTGCTGCCAGTCAG GAACTGGAGGCTGAAGAACAAGAGCTGCAGCTCGAGGCTCCCCAAAGGCCTGCAAGAAACTCCTGGAGGCCCCGTGGCCAGAAGAGGAGTCCGggcaccccccagcacccagacGAAGGCTGCATCAGATACTTCGTCCTGGCCACCACGGCCGCAATCGTGGCTCTCTTCCTCAACGTGTTCTACCCGCTCATTTACCAGACCCGCTGGAGATAG
- the USP19 gene encoding ubiquitin carboxyl-terminal hydrolase 19 isoform X8 yields MSSSTNAPGQRRVSRGLDDATNKKKQKDRANQESKEVSRPEPEQAETPQERDSEEELLLDWKQNADEIIVKLNLGSGALKVEDVDAAFTDTDCVVKLPDGRQWSCQFYEEIEGSCSKVQCKKGNFLQLVLQKKIPLHTWTSLLKRRKDGSKELAKGAVCWENGKEKAAAAELAPEEPRAESTEPPRSRREPSNPKRAQGRSEALGGKSPASPGTQSGPSAKRAVYLKVAPTEEEPNARVTGSVEPSKGHGGRAGSRRNGRASQGEAPTALADLTPPLEKAVVLAKETVPVEMPPLAATTEVFPHRVATCVEKRVLPPSSPAEASRGRDCASVLGESSKAIPAATPPLGRDGEKRDWSKDDVALEAAADEPEPFVSLTFVKNDSYEKGNDLVVVHVYVKEIHKETSKVLFREQDFTLVFQTSDVNFLRLHPDCGPHTVFRWQVKLRNLIEPDQCTYNFTASRIDVCLKKRQSQRWGGLEAPATRVGGAKVAMPTGPTPLDKTPPGSNQHPLSSKEEARASDKEKPRVEDGGLDGVAARTAPEHVAVKQEPHIPSPKPTCMVPPMTHSPVSTESVEDDEDEDEKKKVCLPGFTGLVNLGNTCFMNSVIQSLSNTRELRDYFHDRSFESEINYNNPLGTGGRLAIGFAMLLRALWKGTHHAFQPSKLKAIVASKASQFTGYAQHDAQEFMAFLLDGLHEDLNRIQNKPYTETVDSDGRPDEVVAEEAWQRHKMRNDSFIVDLFQGQYKSKLVCPVCSKVSITFDPFLYLPVPLPQKQKVLTVYYFAKEPHKKPVKFLVSISKENSSAMEVLDSVAHSVRVKPENLRLAEVIKNRFHRMFLPSHSLDTVSPTDLLLCFEVLSPELAKERVVELQVQQRPQVPSVPVAKCAACQKKQLSEEEKLRRCTRCYRVGYCNVACQKTHWPDHKALCRPENIGFPFLISVPESRLTYARLAQLLEGYARYSVSVFQPPFQLGRMSPEQGLQPLLPDKLEPLAKSSCTAATSAPELGDGDRASGLLQEPPLSPAVPELHPELGDSSTVRSKVLAARSSLLSLDSGFSEHVESQGDSCCEKEPSYERALKPEAAIPGYQHTPDSLSARATQFYINKIDAANKEYKLEDKGDAPLELADDCSLALVWKNNERLKEFVLVESKELECVEDPGSASEAARAGHFTLEQCLNLFTKPEVLAPEEAWYCPKCKQHREASKQLMLWRLPNVLIIQLKRFSFRSFIWRDKINDMVDFPVRSLDLSKFCIGRKGEQQLPMYDLYAVINHYGGMIGGHYTAYARLPNDKNSQRSDVGWRLFDDSTVTTVDESQVVTRYAYVLFYRRRNSPVERPLPGHPPDHRAERTPSAEAAASQGLTPVPFGSGLAPEGAPALAAEGLPERFASPAERPAPSYSSMEEVD; encoded by the exons ATGTCCAGTAGCACCAATGCCCCCGGCCAGAGGAGAGTGTCTCGGGGCTTGGACGACGCCACCAAcaagaagaagcagaaggatCGAGCCAACCAGGAGAGCAAGGAAG TGTCTCGCCCTGAGCCCGAGCAGGCTGAGACCCCCCAGGAGAGGGACTCGGAGGAGG agctgctgctggactgGAAGCAAAATGCTGACGAGATCATTGTCAAGCTGAACTTGGGCAGCGGAGCTCTGAAGGTGGAGGACGTGGATGCTGCTTTCACCGACACTGACTGCGTGGTCAAACTGCCAG ATGGGCGCCAGTGGAGCTGTCAGTTCTATGAGGAGATCGAGGGCTCCTGCAGCAAGGTCCAGTGCAAGAAGGGCAACTTCCTGCAGCTTGTGCTTCAGAAGAAGATCCCGCTTCACACCTGGACCTCACTTCTG aagagaaggaaggatggaTCCAAAGAGCTGGCCAAAGGGGCCGTGTGCTGGGAGAACGGGAAggagaaggctgctgctgcggAGCTGGCCCCCGAAGAGCCCCGGGCTGAAAGCACAGAGCCACCGAGGTCCCGGCGGGAGCCCTCCAACCCCAAGCGCGCTCAGGGAAGAAGCGAGGCCCTGGGAGGGAAAAGCCCAGCCAGCCCAGGGACGCAGAGTGGCCCCAGCGCCAAGCGGGCAGTTTACCTCAAAGTGGCTCCAACCGAAGAAGAGCCGAATGCCAGAGTCACCGGCAGCGTGGAGCCCAGCAAAGGGCACGGCGGGAGGGCAGGCAGCCGTCGCAACGGCAGAGCCAGCCAGGGCGAGGCACCCACGGCCCTGGCTGACCTCACGCCACCACTGGAGAAG GCTGTGGTTTTGGCCAAGGAGACCGTTCCCGTGGAGATGCCGCCTCTTGCAGCCACCACGGAGGTGTTCCCCCACCGTGTTGCCACCTGTGTGGAGAAGAGAGTCCTGCCACCGAGCAGCCCCGCCGAGGCCTCGCGGGGCCGGGACTGCGCGTCCGTCCTGGGAGAGAGCTCCaaggccatccctgcagccacccctCCCCTGGGCAGAGACGGTGAGAAGAGGGACTGGTCCAAGGACGACGTGgctctggaagcagcagctgatg AGCCAGAGCCTTTTGTGAGCCTGACCTTTGTCAAGAATGACTCGTATGAGAAGGGCAATGACCTGGTGGTGGTGCACGTCTACGTGAAAGAGATTCACAAGGAGACTTCCAAGGTTTTGTTTCGGGAGCAAGACTTCACATTGGTGTTCCAGACGAG TGACGTAAACTTCCTTCGCCTCCACCCTGATTGCGGGCCCCACACGGTGTTCCGGTGGCAGGTGAAGCTCAG GAACCTTATTGAGCCGGACCAGTGCACGTACAACTTCACAGCGTCTCGCATTGATGTCTGCTTGAAGAAACGCCAGAGCCAGCGCTGGGGCGGGCTGGAGGCTCCGGCCACACGAG TGGGTGGTGCAAAGGTTGCCATGCCTACAGGCCCTACCCCTCTGGATAAGACCCCCCCAGGCAGTAACCAGCACCCCCTGTCCAGCAAAGAGGAGGCCCGAGCCAGCGACAAAGAGAAGCCACGCGTCGAGGATGGGGGTCTGGACGGTGTGGCAGCCCGTACAGCCCCAGAACACGTGGCAGTGAAGCAAGAACCTCACATCCCCTCG CCCAAACCGACCTGCATGGTGCCCCCGATGACGCACAGCCCCGTGAGCACCGAGAGCGTGGAGGATGACGAGGACGAGGACGAGAAGAAGAAGGTGTGCCTGCCCGGCTTCACGGGGCTGGTGAACCTGGGCAACACCTGCTTCATGAACAGCGTCATCCAGTCGCTGTCCAACACCCGGGAGCTGCGCGACTACTTCCACG ATCGGTCCTTCGAGTCGGAAATCAACTACAACAACCCGCTGGGGACAGGGGGCCGCCTGGCCATCGGCTTTGCCATGCTGCTGCGGGCGCTGTGGAAGGGCACGCAccatgccttccagccctctAAGCTGAAG GCGATCGTGGCCAGCAAGGCCAGCCAGTTCACTGGCTACGCCCAGCACGATGCTCAGGAGTTCATGGCCTTCCTGCTCGACGGCCTGCACGAGGATCTCAACCGCATCCAGAACAAGCCCTACACAGAGACCGTTGACTCGGATGGGAGGCCCGATGAG GTGGTAGCTGAGGAGGCTTGGCAGCGACACAAGATGAGGAATGACTCCTTCATTGTGGACCTCTTCCAGGGCCAGTACAAATCCAAGCTGGTGTGCCCAGTCTGTTCCAAG GTGTCCATCACCTTCGACCCCTTCCTGTACCTCCCCGTGCCCCTCCCCCAGAAGCAGAAGGTGCTGACCGTCTACTACTTTGCAAAGGAGCCGCACAAGAAACCTGTCAAG TTCCTCGTGAGCATCAGCAAGGAGAACTCCAGTGCCATGGAGGTACTCGACTCGGTGGCACACAGCGTGCGTGTGAAACCAGAGAACCTGCGCCTGGCAGAG GTGATCAAGAATCGCTTTCACCGCATGTTCCTGCCGTCCCACTCGCTCGACACTGTCTCCCCCACggacctgctgctctgcttcgaggtgctgtccccagagctggCCAAGGAGCGGGTCGTGGAGCTGCAGGTCCAGCAG CGTCCGCAGGTACCCAGCGTCCCCGTCGCCAAGTGTGCAGCCTGCCAGAAGAAGCAGCTGTCGGAGGAAGAGAAGCTCAGGCGCTGCACGAGGTGCTATCGAGTCGGTTACTGCAACGT GGCATGCCAGAAGACGCACTGGCCAGACCACAAGGCTTTGTGCCGCCCTGAGAACATCGGTTTCCCCTTCCTCATCAGCGTGCCGGAGTCCCGCCTCACCTACGCCCGCCtggcccagctgctggagggctaCGCAAG GTACTCGGTCAGCGTGTTCCAGCCTCCCTTCCAGCTGGGACGGATGTCgccagagcaggggctgcagccgctGCTCCCCGACAAGCTGGAGCCCCTGGCCAAGAGCAGCTGCACAGCCGCCACCTCTGCCCCCGAGctgggggacggggacagggcgTCCGGCCTCCTGCAGGAGCCCCCGCTCTCGCCGGCCGTGCCCGAGCTGCATCCAGAGCTGGGTGACAGCAGCACCGTCCGCAGCAAggtcctggcagccaggagtTCCCTGCTGAGCTTGGATTCCGGCTTCTCCGAGCACGTGGAGTCGCAGGGCGACAGCTGCTGCGAGAAGGAGCCGTCCTATGAGAGAGCCCTCAAACCCGAAG CTGCCATCCCTGGGTACCAGCACACTCCAGACTCGCTGAGCGCCCGAGCCACGCAGTTCTACATCAACAAGATCGATGCTGCCAACAAAGAGTACAAGCTGGAAGATAAAG GTGACGCCCCCCTGGAGCTGGCAGACGACTGCTCCCTTGCCCTGGTGTGGAAGAACAACGAGCGCCTCAAGGAGTTTGTGCTGGTGGAGTCCAAGGAGCTGGAGTGCGTGGAAGACCCGGGCTCAGCCAGCGAAGCAGCGCGGGCTGGCCACTTCACCCTGGAGCAGTGCCTCAACCTCTTCACCAAGCCCGAAGTCCTGGCCCCGGAGGAAGCGTG GTACTGCCCCAAGTGCAAGCAGCACCGCGAGGCCTCCAAGCAGCTGATGCTGTGGCGCCTGCCCAACGTCCTCATCATCCAGCTCAAGCGCTTCTCCTTCCGCAGCTTTATTTGGCGGGACAAGATCAACGACATGGTGGACTTCCCCGTCCG GAGCCTGGACCTGAGCAAGTTCTGCATCGGCCGGAAGGgcgagcagcagctgcccatgTATGACCTGTACGCTGTGATCAACCACTACGGAGGCATGATCGGCGGGCACTACACGGCGTACGCCCGCCTGCCCAACGACAAGAACAGCCAGCGCAGTGACGTGG GCTGGCGGCTCTTCGATGACAGCACAGTCACCACCGTGGACGAGAGCCAGGTGGTAACCAGATACGCGTACGTCCTCTTCTACCGACGGAGGAACTCTCCTGTGGAGAGACCCCTGCCAGGCCACCCCCCAGACCACCGAGCCGAGCGCACCCCCTCTGCCGAAGCTGCTGCCAGTCAG GGACTGACCCCGGTGCCGTTCGGATCCGGCCTGGCCCCCGAAGGAGCCCCGGCGCTGGCCGCGGAAGGCCTCCCCGAGCGTTTCGCCAGCCCCGCCGAGCGCCCGGCCCCCTCCTACAGCAGCATGGAAGAAGTCGACTAG